A genomic region of Palaemon carinicauda isolate YSFRI2023 chromosome 22, ASM3689809v2, whole genome shotgun sequence contains the following coding sequences:
- the LOC137615960 gene encoding autotransporter adhesin BpaC-like has translation MLDTEEHLDDDGLSTGNKGATANVDGLSSGDRGASTNADGLSSGDRGASTNADGLSSGDRGASTNADGLSSGDRGASTNADGLSSGDRGASTNADGLSSGDRGASTNADGLSSGDRGASTNADGLSSGDRGASTNADGLSSGDRGASTNADGLSSGDRGASTNADGLSSGDRGASTNVDGLSSGDRGASTNVDGLSSGDRGASTNADGLSSGDRGASTNVDGLSSGDRGASTNADGLSSGDRGASTNVDGLSSGDRGASTNADGLSSGDRGASTNVDGLSSGDRGASTNADGLSSGDRGASTNVDGLSSGDRGASTNADGLSSGDRGASTNVDGLSSGDRGASTNADGLSSGDRGASTNVDGLSSGDRGASTNADGLSSGDRGASTNVDGLSSGDRGASTNVDGLSSGDRGASTNADGLSSGDRGASTNVDGLSSGDRGASTNADGLSSGDRGASTNADGLSSGDRGASTNADGLSSGDRGASTNVDGLSSGDRGASTNADGLSSGDRGASTNVDGLSSGDRGASTNADGLSSGDRGASTNVDGLSSGDRGASTNADGLSSGDRGASTNVDGLSSGDRGASTNADGLSSGDRGASTNVDGLSSGDRGASTNADGLSSGDRGASTNADGLSSGDRGASTNADGLSSGDRGASTNADGLSSGDRGASTNVDGLSSGDRGASTNADGLSSGDRGASTNADGLSSGDRGASTNVDGLSSGDRGASTNVDGLSSGERGASTNVHALSSGDGGASANADGLFSGLVVIVHW, from the coding sequence ATGCTTGATACAGAGGAGCATCTTGATGACGATGGCCTATCTACTGGTAATAAAGGTGCGACTGCTAATGTTGATGGCTTATCAAGTGGTGACAGGGGAGCATCTACTAATGCTGATGGCTTATCAAGTGGTGACAGGGGAGCATCTACTAATGCTGATGGCTTATCAAGTGGTGACAGGGGAGCATCTACTAATGCTGATGGCTTATCAAGTGGTGACAGGGGAGCATCTACTAATGCTGATGGCTTATCAAGTGGTGACAGGGGAGCATCTACTAATGCTGATGGCTTATCAAGTGGTGACAGGGGAGCATCTACTAATGCTGATGGCTTATCTAGTGGTGACAGGGGAGCATCTACTAATGCCGATGGCTTATCTAGTGGTGACAGGGGAGCATCTACTAATGCTGATGGCTTATCTAGTGGTGACAGGGGAGCATCTACTAATGCCGATGGCTTATCTAGTGGTGACAGGGGAGCATCTACTAATGCCGATGGCTTATCTAGTGGTGACAGGGGAGCATCTACTAATGTTGATGGCTTATCTAGTGGTGACAGGGGAGCATCTACTAATGTTGATGGCTTATCTAGTGGTGACAGGGGAGCATCTACTAATGCTGATGGCTTATCTAGTGGTGACAGGGGAGCATCTACTAATGTTGATGGCTTATCTAGTGGTGACAGGGGAGCATCTACTAATGCTGATGGCTTATCAAGTGGTGACAGGGGAGCATCTACTAATGTTGATGGCTTATCTAGTGGTGACAGGGGAGCATCTACTAATGCTGATGGCTTATCTAGTGGTGACAGGGGAGCATCTACTAATGTTGATGGCTTATCAAGTGGTGACAGGGGAGCATCTACTAATGCTGATGGCTTATCTAGTGGTGACAGGGGAGCATCTACTAATGTTGATGGCTTATCAAGTGGTGACAGGGGAGCATCTACTAATGCTGATGGCTTATCTAGTGGTGACAGGGGAGCATCTACTAATGTTGATGGCTTATCAAGTGGTGACAGGGGAGCATCTACTAATGCTGATGGCTTATCTAGTGGTGACAGGGGAGCATCTACTAATGTTGATGGCTTATCAAGTGGTGACAGGGGAGCATCTACTAATGCTGATGGCTTATCTAGTGGTGACAGGGGAGCATCTACTAATGTTGATGGCTTATCAAGTGGTGACAGGGGAGCATCTACTAATGTTGATGGCTTATCTAGTGGTGACAGGGGAGCATCTACTAATGCTGATGGCTTATCTAGTGGTGACAGGGGAGCATCTACTAATGTTGATGGCTTATCAAGTGGTGACAGGGGAGCATCTACTAATGCTGATGGCTTATCTAGTGGTGACAGGGGAGCATCTACTAATGCTGATGGCTTATCTAGTGGTGACAGGGGAGCATCTACTAATGCTGATGGCTTATCTAGTGGTGACAGGGGAGCATCTACTAATGTTGATGGCTTATCAAGTGGTGACAGGGGAGCATCTACTAATGCTGATGGCTTATCAAGTGGTGACAGGGGAGCATCTACTAATGTTGATGGCTTATCTAGTGGTGACAGGGGAGCATCTACTAATGCTGATGGCTTATCTAGTGGTGACAGGGGAGCATCTACTAATGTTGATGGCTTATCTAGTGGTGACAGGGGAGCATCTACTAATGCTGATGGCTTATCTAGTGGTGACAGGGGAGCATCTACTAATGTTGATGGCTTATCTAGTGGTGACAGGGGAGCATCTACTAATGCTGATGGCTTATCTAGTGGTGACAGGGGAGCATCTACTAATGTTGATGGCTTATCTAGTGGTGACAGGGGAGCATCTACTAATGCTGATGGCTTATCTAGTGGTGACAGGGGAGCATCTACTAATGCTGATGGCTTATCAAGTGGTGACAGGGGAGCATCTACTAATGCTGATGGCTTATCTAGTGGTGACAGGGGAGCATCTACTAATGCTGATGGCTTATCAAGTGGTGACAGGGGAGCATCTACTAATGTTGATGGCTTATCAAGTGGTGACAGGGGAGCATCTACTAATGCTGATGGCTTATCAAGTGGTGACAGGGGAGCATCTACTAATGCTGACGGCTTATCTAGTGGTGACAGGGGAGCATCTACTAATGTTGATGGCTTATCTAGTGGTGACAGGGGAGCATCTACTAATGTTGATGGCTTATCTAGTGGCGAAAGAGGAGCATCTACTAATGTTCATGCCTTATCTAGTGGTGACGGGGGAGCATCTGCTAATGCTGATGGTTTATTTAGTGGTCTAGTGGTGATAGTCCACTGGTAA